The following coding sequences lie in one Crassostrea angulata isolate pt1a10 chromosome 10, ASM2561291v2, whole genome shotgun sequence genomic window:
- the LOC128167263 gene encoding prostaglandin E2 receptor EP4 subtype-like: MRNKTAYRVLCELDEKENALPVYFQLVMGIVGNVLAVGILWTSRLHHQWRSFYIFFAGLVMTDLLNNCACYPLVLRRYVSHFTWCLSEPLCDFLSFVETFCHLTSGMIVCAMTIDRYLHLTLISRQSTAASRLKYLGVLSVLLLVSALISSFQLVGIGNSQLYYPGSWCFLDFTSKSFGNRIAAYVYSGLGISIMTSTFIIGMMTLRITCRNAENQALLLDNSLVSGVYDKHVTAFLITSIFTFVFLWGPLLNYGVDFNQTWHRASLCEEYSSLFK, encoded by the exons ATGAGAAATAAGACTGCATATCGCGTGTTGTGCGAATTGGACGAAAAAGAAAATGCTCTCCCTGTGTACTTTCAGCTGGTAATGGGTATTGTAGGAAACGTTTTAGCGGTGGGGATTTTGTGGACGAGCCGTTTACATCATCAGTGGCGGTCTTTCTACATCTTTTTCGCAGGCCTGGTGATGACGGACTTGCTGAACAATTGTGCTTGCTATCCCCTTGTCCTTCGAAGATACGTGTCCCATTTCACCTGGTGTTTATCCGAACCATTATGTGATTTTCTTTCGTTCGTGGAGACATTTTGTCACTTGActt ccggcatgATCGTCTGCGCGATGACAATTGACCGATATCTACATTTAACACTGATATCTCGGCAGTCCACTGCCGCATCGAGACTGAAATATTTAGGAGTATTGAGCGTTCTCTTGTTGGTATCAGCCCTGATATCTAGTTTTCAACTTGTTGGCATCGGAAACAGTCAACTTTATTACCCGGGTTCTTGGTGCTTTCTAGATTTTACCAGCAAGTCTTTTGGCAATAGAATTGCTGCCTATGTATATTCGGGATTAGGGATCTCAATTATGACTTCGACGTTTATCATCGGTATGATGACTCTGAGAATAACGTGCAGGAACGCAGAAAATCAAGCATTGCTACTCGACAACTCTCTAGTGTCCGGAGTTTATGACAAGCACGTGACAGCATTTCTTATAACTTCGATATTCACCTTTGTTTTCCTATGGGGACCTCTTCTT aactacGGGGTCGATTTCAATCAAACTTGGCACAGAGCATCACTGTGTGAAgaatattcaagtttgttcaaatga
- the LOC128164570 gene encoding prostaglandin E2 receptor EP3 subtype-like, whose product MRNMTAYKLLCDEKENESAIPVYIQLALGALGNILAVIILFVGRHEHQWQSFYIFFTGLVLTDLVHNGVCYPLVLLRYISDFTWCFSVKLCNFHSFMETFSHLASGMIIGAMTLDRYLYLRAIHTQTQEYGAQRKPYVASLFAIILLASIISSFHLLGLGNSQLYYPGSWCFLDFTDSSIGNKINAGIYSVFGLCIMMAVFVIGVKTIVVTCRNSEYQALLLDHHRVTGIYDNHVRKFLVISMVTFLLLWSPLLFDILFHICGLSETNSRKELWLIRLMYLNTQINPWLYVILRRESLRRFFVLILKCKRCLCEKEEQTTGQDSQDSGFYQ is encoded by the exons atgaggaATATGACAGCTTACAAACTGTTGTGCGacgaaaaagaaaatgaaagcgcGATTCCAGTGTATATTCAGCTGGCCCTAGGCGCCCTTGGAAATATTCTGGCGGTAATCATATTGTTTGTTGGCCGACACGAGCACCAATGGCAGTCTTTTTACATCTTTTTCACTGGACTTGTGCTCACCGATTTGGTTCACAACGGTGTGTGTTATCCCTTAGTTCTACTAAGATACATTTCAGACTTCACGTGGTGCTTTTCCGTAAAATTGTGCAATTTTCACTCTTTTATGGAAACATTTTCACATTTGGCATCTGGAATGATTATTGGGGCCATGACCTTAGACAGGTATCTCTACCTCAGAGCAATACACACGCAGACCCAAGAATACGGCGCTCAAAGAAAACCTTATGTCGCTTCACTTTTTGCTATAATTCTTTTAGCAAGCATAATTTCAAGTTTCCATCTCCTTGGCTTAGGAAACAGCCAGCTTTATTATCCAGGATCCTGGTGTTTTCTTGACTTTACCGATTCGTCGATCGGAAATAAAATCAATGCTGGGATATATTCCGTGTTTGGTCTATGCATCATGATGGCAGTGTTCGTTATCGGTGTGAAAACGATCGTGGTCACGTGTAGAAATTCCGAGTACCAAGCATTGCTACTCGATCACCATCGTGTGACTGGGATTTACGACAACCACGTGAGAAAGTTCCTGGTCATTTCAATGGTGACCTTTCTTTTGCTGTGGAGTCCCCTTCTG TTTGACATCCTTTTCCATATCTGTGGATTATCAGAGACCAACAGTAGAAAGGAACTATGGTTGATTCGATTAATGTACCTAAACACTCAAATCAATCCCTGGCTCTACGTCATACTGCGCAGAGAAAGTCTGCGCAGATTTTTTGTGTTGATCTTAAAATGCAAACGGTGTCTTTGTGAAAAAGAGGAACAGACGACAGGACAGGACTCACAGGACTCGGGGTTTTACCAGTGA
- the LOC128166895 gene encoding uncharacterized protein LOC128166895: MLADYLTVCPGQDMCKGESFKTNYTFGGSMSPACSTCSCDDSCARKKNCCPSNILDQNSLGKKSTPLACLKPLWNPTFAVLFQAHRASYWMIETCPSGERCVPPLSKADIRNITLSLPVTSLRTNETYRNIRCALCHSENFTDLVFWNHDQIICTSRSELLSKITSREFVRLVFNPYPSCNFLFYPPVSLQKIVSKCTEVDDNYCINANILPADKAYLVDACAAYNLPYFSCMTGIVHRNVYCYLCTVPRIYDAPIACPNSSHLFQLGADKLPIFSALLNLEKEIAGETRTVTQDEMCTDGELYDTFLDKCLKLTCEDEYILEGNTVCQSMYSTMGENNYEVNMMFYPTESVGLEVDVKKSLRDFLQGVFAQNNISRYLCTITVLSPIDEQGGGPSRKTDVIYHGVVVKLSVNHPHNIDSFIENLIRIVTFENEIELSDRLFNHRINVTGFIIGQRFHLYEDNFYAYKDPHYIHPITFKTLHSKLFDIANQANDNRRYNCVKEKAHIVVVADWYRCPKVNIETADARLELSNFTLCLTDNQNCIPSRYFKQSLNNQKFQVCLDWYRFSLTTQALSNTIDDSVEKYLSLACLSLSSCGAVLTILSFVSKKSRITSSGTKIIILSVLMILANTVYTFSKYFLWSKELCVTVGMLVHFLWLSVLFWMSLSTFQIFQTFTTLRVARFGKNARVLFLLLPNTFLSILPVGINVILSYSSSQGENLGYSLTTCYIAESSMVLYTFALPVGIAVCLNMFMFLVTVSRIQEKDEVRKSADHKNIGAFFRLSTLTGVSWLFGFLALLTELHLFSVLHTLFTAGQGVFLYLAFGLTFRCCCANEREKTSSGNKSSRSFVTSH; the protein is encoded by the exons ATGCTGGCTGACTATCTGACAGTCTGCCCTGGACAAGACATGTGCAAGGGGGAAAGTTTTAAAACGAATTACACGTTTGGTGGTTCTATGAGTCCTGCGTGTTCGACTTGCAGCTGTGACGACTCTTGCGCTAGGAAGAAGAATTGTTGTCCTTCAAATATTTTGGACCAGAACAGCTTGGGGAAGAAGAGCACACCATTAGCATGTCTCAAACCATTATGGAACCCGACGTTTGCTGTCCTTTTCCAAGCACACAGAGCGTCGTATTGGATGATAGAGACATGTCCAAGTGGCGAAAGATGTGTGCCACCGCTGTCCAAAGCCGACATAAGGAACATCACGCTTTCTCTTCCAGTCACTTCTCTCAGAACAAACGAAACCTACAGAAACATACGCTGCGCACTGTGTCACTCTGAAAACTTCACGGATTTGGTATTCTGGAACCATGACCAAATTATTTGCACGTCGAGGTCCGAGTTGCTGTCAAAGATAACCAGCAGAGAATTTGTGCGATTGGTTTTCAATCCTTACCCATCATGTAACTTCTTGTTTTATCCACCAGTCTCGCTACAGAAAATTGTTTCGAAATGTACCGAAGTTGATGACAATTATTGTATTAACGCGAACATCTTGCCAGCAGATAAAGCGTACCTGGTGGATGCCTGTGCTGCATATAATTTGCCATACTTTTCGTGTATGACAGGTATCGTACATAGAAATGTTTACTGTTACCTGTGTACCGTTCCAAGAATATATGATGCTCCAATTGCCTGCCCAAACAGCAGCCATTTATTTCAACTGGGGGCGGACAAACTTCCGATTTTTTCTGCTCTTCTGAATTTGGAAAAAGAGATCGCTGGAGAAACTCGCACGGTAACTCAAGATGAAATGTGTACAGATGGCGAATTATACGACACCTTTTTG GACAAATGCTTAAAGCTGACTTGTGAAGACGAGTACATTTTAGAAGGAAATACTGTTTGTCAGTCCATGTACTCAACAATGGGAGAAAACAACTACGAAGTCAACATGATGTTCTATCCCACAGAATCAGTCGGGTTAGAGGTGGAcgtaaaaaaatcattgaggGACTTTCTACAGGGCGTCTTTGCTCAGAATAACATTTCCAGGTACCTGTGTACAATAACAGTTCTGAGTCCCATTGACGAACAAGGCGGCGGTCCCAGTCGTAAAACAGATGTTATTTATCACGGGGTGGTCGTCAAACTATCGGTGAATCATCCACATAACATTGACAGCTTCATAGAAAATCTGATCCGAATAgttacttttgaaaatgaaatcgAACTCTCCGATAGACTATTCAACCATAGAATAAATGTCACCGGGTTTATTATTGGCCAACGCTTTCATTTGTATGAGGATAATTTTTATGCTTATAAAGATCCCCATTACATCCACCCAATTACATTTAAAACGCTACATAGTAAACTATTCGACATTGCTAATCAGGCAAATGATAACAGACGATATAATTGTGTCAAGGAAAAAGCCCATATTGTGGTCGTGGCCGACTGGTATCGTTGTCCAAAAGTTAACATAGAGACGGCTGATGCAAGACTTGAGTTGTCAAACTTCACCCTGTGTCTCACCGACAACCAAAACTGTATTCCCTCAAGATACTTCAAGCAGTCTTTAAATAATCAGAAGTTTCAAGTTTGTCTTGACTGGTATCGGTTTTCTCTTACAACACAAGCCCTGTCCAATACAATTGATGATTCAGTAGAGAAATATCTCTCACTCGCTTGTTTGTCTCTTTCTTCTTGTGGGGCTGTGTTGACAATTCTATCTTTTGTTTCTAAAAAATCTCGCATTACATCCTCAGGAACAAAAATCATCATTCTTTCAGTTTTAATGATACTTGCCAATACAGTATACACCTTTTCGAAGTACTTCCTTTGGAGCAAAGAATTGTGTGTTACTGTTGGCATGTTAGTGCACTTTCTCTGGCTGTCTGTTCTATTTTGGATGAGCCTGTCTACTTTCCAAATTTTTCAAACGTTTACAACTTTGAGAGTTGCACGCTTTGGAAAGAACGCACGGGTGTTGTTTCTTTTGCTGCCTAACACGTTCCTCTCTATACTTCCTGTAGGAATCAACGTCATTTTAAGCTACAGTTCCAGTCAAGGCGAGAATTTAGGATATTCTCTCACTACCTGTTATATCGCAGAATCTAGTATGGTTCTATACACCTTTGCCCTACCTGTTGGCATCGCTGTGTGTCTCaacatgtttatgtttttggTCACGGTAAGTAGAATTCAAGAGAAGGACGAAGTACGCAAGTCTGCTGATCATAAGAATATTGGCGCATTCTTCCGGTTATCAACGCTTACTGGAGTGTCTTGGCTGTTTGGATTTTTGGCTTTGCTCACTGAGCTTCATCTGTTCTCCGTTTTGCACACCTTATTTACTGCAGGTCAGGGCGTGTTTCTGTATTTGGCATTTGGGCTCACATTTAGGTGCTGCTGTGCTAACGAGAGAGAAAAAACCAGCTCGGGTAATAAAAGTTCAAGATCATTTGTTACGTCACATTAA